The Pyxidicoccus trucidator genome segment CCAGGCTGTTGAACCAAGCCGCCACGCCGGAGGTGGCGCGGCTCTCGTCGGAGAGCGCCGCCGCGCCGTAGAGCGCCTTGCCGGAGCCATCCAGCAGCCGGGGCGCCAGCACGGGCTTCATGCCCAGGCCGCGCGCATCCACCACCAGGCCCGTGTACTTCTTCGCACCCTCGGCGTTGAGCAAGATGGCCGAGTCCGGAGCAGCCATCACCAGCGACGCGGTGATGGCCGCCAGCGGCACCTCCACGTCCACCTCGACACCGCTGTCCGAGAAGTACCGCTTGGCCACCACCTTGTAGCCGCGGATGGCGCCCTCCACGCGGCCCCGCACCTCTTCGCGGGACATCTCGTCCGCCACGGTGCGGCCAGCGTTGAGCTGGATGCCTCGGGCCTGCTCGAGAAGGTTGCGGAGCGCATCCAGCTTCGCGGCCCGCTCCGCGCCCAGTCGCGCCTGCGCGGGGTTGGCCGCCTTCAGGTCCGGTGCACCGGAACCCGTGGCGCGCAGCACCTGCCCCTCCCAGTTGACGCCGGGACTCGTGGGCCGCGCCGCTTCAGCCGCGGCGGCGGGTGCCGGGGCCTTCGCTTCCTTGCCCTGGCCCAGCGCCGTCAACGGCACCGCCAGCAACATGCCCCACAGCGAACGCCTCACGGGAAATCCTCCAGTCCTCACCCGACTTCTCGGGTAGCCACAGGACAGAATGATCCACCATTCAAAGAGGCCGCTTCGAGGGAAGTCAAGGCGCCCCTCGGAGGGCGCCGCGCTGCGTCAGTTCTCGTTGCCGTGTCGGTCGACGTAGGCGTCGATCATCCGGCGGTGCCGCTCGGTGAGGAGCGTGAAGCGGACACCGGAGCGCTCACGCTTCGCGGTCGCCGCCTCCACCCACTCACGCACCACTTCACCCTCGGCGTAGATGATCTCCTCGGAGCCGGGGAGCTGGAACTGGAGGCCGACGCGCTTCGCCTCGTGCTGAGGCTCGAGCAGGCGAGCGAGGCTCACCCCTTCCTGGCTGATGTCGGCAGCCCGCGACATGTACGGCACGCCACCCATGTACTTGTTGAGGTAGATGTCGAGGGGCGCCCGTCTGGCCTTCCGCTTGTCGCTCATTGCTCCGTCGCCTCCGGTAGTGCAACAGGCCGCTTCGGGGGTGAAGCAACCTGGATT includes the following:
- a CDS encoding LPP20 family lipoprotein: MRRSLWGMLLAVPLTALGQGKEAKAPAPAAAAEAARPTSPGVNWEGQVLRATGSGAPDLKAANPAQARLGAERAAKLDALRNLLEQARGIQLNAGRTVADEMSREEVRGRVEGAIRGYKVVAKRYFSDSGVEVDVEVPLAAITASLVMAAPDSAILLNAEGAKKYTGLVVDARGLGMKPVLAPRLLDGSGKALYGAAALSDESRATSGVAAWFNSLEAAKKATLVGEKPLVVKATGLKGSDLVLASDDAKALGEVNTRFLAEGRVVIVTQ
- a CDS encoding PilZ domain-containing protein produces the protein MSDKRKARRAPLDIYLNKYMGGVPYMSRAADISQEGVSLARLLEPQHEAKRVGLQFQLPGSEEIIYAEGEVVREWVEAATAKRERSGVRFTLLTERHRRMIDAYVDRHGNEN